One genomic segment of Dysosmobacter sp. Marseille-Q4140 includes these proteins:
- a CDS encoding TetR/AcrR family transcriptional regulator — MPKVAYSEEEREKIRAALISVGLSLMAVQGIRHTTVEQIYKKVGISRTFFYTFFPAKEDLIVEALYLQQPKILSYARRLMEDPSLSWREGVRRFFEACCDGERNGIAVLTVEEQQRIFRRLSPESYRIFREKQFQLFGEILRCFGICADKKRIQLLTNLSLSVMVIRRAVPDTLPLLVPEAADETAAIQIEGIVDYLERVRKQDPL; from the coding sequence ATGCCGAAGGTCGCATACTCAGAGGAAGAGCGGGAGAAGATCCGCGCCGCCCTGATCTCTGTCGGACTGTCGCTGATGGCCGTACAGGGAATCCGCCATACCACGGTGGAACAGATCTACAAAAAGGTAGGAATTTCCCGCACCTTTTTCTATACCTTCTTTCCCGCTAAGGAGGACCTGATCGTGGAGGCCCTGTACCTCCAGCAGCCCAAGATCCTGTCCTATGCCCGCCGGTTGATGGAGGACCCTTCCCTGAGCTGGCGGGAGGGGGTCCGCCGCTTTTTTGAGGCTTGCTGCGACGGAGAGCGCAACGGCATCGCTGTGCTGACCGTGGAGGAGCAGCAGCGTATTTTCCGCCGCCTGTCGCCGGAGAGCTATCGGATCTTCCGGGAAAAACAATTTCAGCTCTTTGGGGAGATCCTGCGGTGTTTTGGTATCTGCGCCGATAAAAAGCGGATCCAGCTGCTCACCAATCTGAGCCTGTCCGTTATGGTGATCCGCCGGGCGGTGCCGGATACGCTGCCTCTGCTGGTGCCGGAGGCTGCCGACGAGACCGCCGCCATCCAGATTGAGGGCATCGTGGACTATCTGGAGCGGGTCCGGAAGCAGGATCCCTTGTGA